In Spirosoma aureum, a single genomic region encodes these proteins:
- a CDS encoding RagB/SusD family nutrient uptake outer membrane protein: MKKYVSRLLLATIVLLSSSCSDNFLDLTPTDSLGENNFWHNENELKQYANDLYRTFVGHATGTSPSPLILGDSQSDNMVPLNFDLVAAGKNIVPASGGGWDWSVIRTCNYFLTRYNRTPISQDIKDRYAGEVRFFKAKDYFEKVTSFGDVPWLSKDLATNSAELYAPRDSRVLVMDSLLATINTAIANLPPRSIAESGRINKDVALLLKARICLYEGTFRKYRNLAGSEKFLQEAVAASGQLMAEKGYQLNATGNPNADYAALFNSLDLSTNKEIMFYRAYMTGLSGTATSWNVQLNNFNTSVSKSLIESYLAIDGKPISQSLLYLGDDSVQVEMKNRDPRLTQTVVYPGTGIQAGFGGAAIPGSGFSGVGIVPSGYQLQKYWVADQAEFVRIQNGLLDAPIYRFAEVLLINAEANAELGLATQTTIDNTINLLRKRVGMPNMIISQLVKDKRSDFPDIPVLIDEIRRERRVELAIEGLRFDDLVRWKAGKLLNNPVLGMKFVQRHYPKAVVGKSIFLNDKGYILPYATSLPTGRTFDEAKNYFLPLPLDELTLNPNLKQNPGW, from the coding sequence ATGAAAAAATACGTCTCAAGGCTTCTGCTGGCCACCATTGTGTTGTTATCCTCATCCTGTTCAGATAATTTTCTGGACCTTACTCCCACCGATTCGCTCGGAGAGAATAACTTCTGGCACAATGAAAATGAATTGAAACAGTATGCCAACGACCTCTATCGCACCTTTGTGGGACATGCCACTGGCACATCTCCAAGCCCATTGATTTTAGGCGATAGTCAGAGCGACAATATGGTTCCCCTAAATTTTGACCTGGTCGCTGCGGGCAAAAATATAGTCCCAGCATCAGGTGGTGGCTGGGACTGGAGTGTAATTAGAACCTGTAACTATTTTCTGACCCGATACAATCGAACGCCGATAAGTCAGGATATCAAAGACAGGTATGCCGGTGAAGTCCGCTTTTTTAAAGCAAAGGATTACTTCGAAAAGGTGACAAGTTTTGGTGATGTACCCTGGCTTTCTAAAGATTTAGCGACCAATTCCGCTGAGTTATACGCCCCCCGCGACAGCCGGGTTCTCGTTATGGATTCGTTACTGGCCACCATCAATACCGCTATTGCCAACCTGCCACCAAGAAGCATCGCTGAGTCAGGGCGCATCAATAAAGATGTAGCTCTGCTGCTTAAAGCGCGGATCTGTCTTTACGAAGGAACGTTCAGAAAGTACCGCAACCTGGCTGGCAGCGAAAAATTTCTACAGGAGGCAGTAGCTGCCTCGGGCCAGCTCATGGCTGAAAAAGGGTATCAATTAAACGCCACGGGGAATCCCAATGCCGACTATGCAGCACTTTTCAACTCGCTCGATTTGAGTACGAACAAAGAGATAATGTTCTACCGGGCCTACATGACTGGTCTTAGTGGTACGGCTACTTCCTGGAATGTTCAATTGAACAATTTCAACACCAGTGTCTCGAAATCATTGATTGAGTCGTATTTAGCGATCGACGGGAAGCCAATATCGCAGAGTCTGTTGTATCTGGGTGATGACAGTGTTCAGGTTGAAATGAAAAATCGAGACCCCCGGCTGACGCAAACGGTCGTTTATCCGGGAACGGGTATCCAGGCGGGTTTCGGGGGGGCCGCGATTCCGGGTTCGGGCTTTAGCGGAGTGGGTATAGTCCCTTCCGGCTATCAGTTGCAGAAGTATTGGGTAGCTGACCAGGCCGAATTTGTCCGCATTCAAAATGGGCTACTTGATGCACCGATTTATCGCTTTGCTGAGGTGCTGCTCATCAACGCCGAGGCCAACGCAGAACTGGGCTTAGCGACTCAGACAACAATCGACAATACGATTAATCTGCTGAGAAAAAGGGTGGGCATGCCGAACATGATTATAAGTCAGTTAGTCAAAGACAAGCGGTCTGATTTCCCGGACATCCCCGTATTGATCGATGAAATAAGACGGGAGCGCCGGGTTGAACTGGCTATTGAAGGATTAAGATTCGATGATCTGGTTCGCTGGAAGGCTGGTAAACTCCTGAATAACCCTGTACTTGGGATGAAGTTCGTTCAGAGACACTATCCAAAAGCGGTGGTGGGCAAATCCATTTTTCTTAACGACAAAGGGTACATTTTACCTTATGCCACCTCATTGCCCACCGGCCGCACCTTCGACGAGGCTAAAAACTATTTCCTGCCCCTACCCCTCGATGAACTTACGCTTAATCCCAATTTGAAACAAAATCCCGGTTGGTAA